A genomic region of Macaca thibetana thibetana isolate TM-01 chromosome 14, ASM2454274v1, whole genome shotgun sequence contains the following coding sequences:
- the GNG3 gene encoding guanine nucleotide-binding protein G(I)/G(S)/G(O) subunit gamma-3 isoform X1, which yields MGLGGGTSHPGSASAAETETSPGRTSGLTLLSGLLAYSHCFCIRYFQLQLPAGWGTHLRQKVLVPSTDPTPRSATAACGFRMKGETPVNSTMSIGQARKMVEQLKIEASLCRIKVSKAAADLMTYCDAHACEDPLITPVPTSENPFREKKFFCALL from the exons GGTACCAGCCATCCAGGCAGTGCTTCAGCTGCAGAAACTGAGACCAGTCCTGGACGGACCTCTGGCCTGACCCTCCTCAGTGGCCTCCTTGCCTATAGTCACTGCTTCTGCATCAGATACTTTCAGCTGCAACTCCCTGCAGGGTGGGGCACCCATCTCAGGCAGAAGGTTTTGGTACCCTCCACTGACCCTACACCCAGGTCTGCTACTGCTGCTTGTGGCTTTAG GATGAAAGGTGAGACCCCGGTGAACAGCACTATGAGTATTGGGCAAGCACGCAAGATGGTGGAACAGCTTAAGATTGAAGCCAGCTTGTGCCGGATAAAG GTGTCCAAGGCAGCCGCAGACCTGATGACTTACTGTGATGCCCACGCCTGTGAGGATCCCCTCATCACCCCTGTGCCCACTTCGGAGAACCCCTTCCGGGAGAAGAAGTTCTTCTGTGCTCTCCTCTGA
- the GNG3 gene encoding guanine nucleotide-binding protein G(I)/G(S)/G(O) subunit gamma-3 isoform X2 encodes MKGETPVNSTMSIGQARKMVEQLKIEASLCRIKVSKAAADLMTYCDAHACEDPLITPVPTSENPFREKKFFCALL; translated from the exons ATGAAAGGTGAGACCCCGGTGAACAGCACTATGAGTATTGGGCAAGCACGCAAGATGGTGGAACAGCTTAAGATTGAAGCCAGCTTGTGCCGGATAAAG GTGTCCAAGGCAGCCGCAGACCTGATGACTTACTGTGATGCCCACGCCTGTGAGGATCCCCTCATCACCCCTGTGCCCACTTCGGAGAACCCCTTCCGGGAGAAGAAGTTCTTCTGTGCTCTCCTCTGA